In the genome of Palaemon carinicauda isolate YSFRI2023 chromosome 13, ASM3689809v2, whole genome shotgun sequence, one region contains:
- the LOC137652428 gene encoding uncharacterized protein encodes MWYDGWFGNYNMPQASAELEQHANWPQSPYIAGSPCSMNWTNPHYEQEARFFRYNYRNNFYSAGYEYPYPGYSYPHVPDQIVNSSNQNNQVGPPNMNPKGFPITNPTRVNVPCNLNLDKNRNCRSKGLLPTPRTFRINNPTVSSTHSVRSDLIARNPVCTQRGLHNQLDLVNDICNVPRQPQNISSKLVNNWPLSMPRSSESVGKETWRISNSSSIMRGQPNGGVEYPDKASEKQSDIRNQRNLMIGRCNEATSVLNTSKDMNTFYLPVNCLIADYQKNKSVSHRPKNDFPRTDFKSKSDMVNETLSKQRLGQKTISLLHIRDFQTENNLSSHIPLSEKVSRSSWHCPTLYLGNEPLGEASCKTSGTAAHQATWSTLNSKEIREKGGYATEGKLPILNDSLNKDDHQVEKVDSCNSSGRKFINAKIDEKPLKSVQLRHNTCNDISECDSDNITKTEYFYQGEFRQSVNTSSMPEEGILHNDTLEKSLSDVVLDIKVLDEYDVPLDPPLTEVMKVPLILPEKERILGEIKNASLSDIEKSSSLSFRWKEKRKWVDDPKNSENESGRSRKVYKDSVSSCNLVEECKSLDDLYLMQGKGNEGTLQTKYGNYTESLEEEVICLDPIPSRKNANFCNKIGFTTSPVSNGEFAKRNDVKDKLDNPNLFTTFVSSRSIEDKVVKNNPIRGLELANCNVTKALDEDIRSGLLFSSRLESKVVEGESLLQNLAHTLEKTVEEKKKWKNSLTPVPYSTEDITGEELLSSEDLELANCENIDIEEIELSDEVFKETPEVSDLVFKETSKVSDEVFKETPEASEDEVFKESSEVGDDIFKVKKVVDRCPRGHFLNPCFASFNLKTGQIIVPCKKCKCLVYMESRINLL; translated from the coding sequence ATGTGGTACGACGGCTGGTTTGGTAATTATAACATGCCACAGGCTTCTGCCGAGCTTGAGCAGCATGCGAATTGGCCGCAGTCGCCGTATATTGCAGGCTCTCCGTGCTCTATGAATTGGACCAATCCACATTATGAACAAGAGGCAAGATTTTTCAGATATAATTACAGAAACAATTTCTATTCAGCTGGTTATGAGTACCCTTACCCTGGTTATTCTTACCCTCATGTACCTGATCAAATTGTGAACTCTTCAAATCAAAATAACCAAGTAGGACCACCCAATATGAACCCAAAAGGATTTCCAATAACAAATCCAACTCGGGTTAATGTTCCATGTAACCTTAACCTTGACAAAAATAGGAATTGCAGATCAAAAGGCTTATTGCCAACTCCAAGGACCTTCAGAATCAACAACCCAACTGTATCCAGTACACACAGTGTTAGGTCTGATTTAATTGCTAGAAACCCTGTCTGCACACAAAGAGGCCTGCATAATCAGTTGGATCTTGTAAACGACATTTGCAATGTTCCAAGACAACCTCAGAATATTTCAAGTAAACTTGTGAATAATTGGCCATTGTCAATGCCACGTAGCTCTGAATCTGTAGGAAAGGAAACTTGGAGGATATCAAATTCTTCCTCTATTATGCGTGGACAGCCCAATGGGGGAGTGGAGTATCCAGACAAAGCTTCAGAAAAGCAATCTGATATAAGGAATCAAAGAAACTTAATGATAGGTCGCTGTAACGAAGCTACTTCTGTTTTAAACACATCGAAAGATATGAATACTTTTTACCTTCCTGTGAATTGCTTAATTGCAGATTATCAAAAGAATAAGAGTGTTTCCCATAGGCCAAAGAATGATTTTCCAAGAACAGACTTTAAGTCTAAAAGTGACATGGTGAACGAGACATTATCAAAACAAAGATTAGGACAGAAAACCATTAGTCTACTCCATATCAGGGATTTTCAGACAGAGAATAATCTCTCATCACACATTCCTTTATCTGAAAAAGTATCTCGGTCATCTTGGCATTGTCCAACCTTGTATTTGGGGAATGAACCTCTGGGAGAGGCGTCATGCAAAACTTCTGGAACAGCAGCACACCAGGCAACATGGAGCACGTTAAATAGCAAGGAAATTCGCGAGAAGGGAGGCTACGCAACTGAAGGTAAACTGCCCATTTTAAATGACAGCTTGAATAAAGATGACCACCAAGTTGAGAAAGTAGATTCATGTAACTCCTCTGGGAGGAAATTCATCAATGCTAAAATTGATGAAAAGCCTTTAAAGTCCGTCCAATTAAGGCACAATACATGTAATGACATTTCAGAATGTGATTCTGATAACATAACCAAAACAGAATATTTTTATCAGGGAGAGTTTAGACAATCTGTGAATACAAGCAGTATGCCTGAAGAAGGTATCCTGCATAATGATACATTGGAAAAATCTTTGTCAGATGTCGTTCTTGATATTAAGGTTTTGGACGAATATGATGTTCCACTAGATCCTCCATTAACAGAAGTCATGAAAGTTCCTTTAATACTACCCGAGAAAGAGAGAATACTCGGTGAGATAAAAAATGCATCCCTAAGTGACATTGAAAAAAGTAGTTCTTTATCTTTTAGGTGGAAGGAAAAGAGGAAGTGGGTGGACGATCCTAAGAATTCGGAAAATGAATCTGGTAGATCGAGAAAAGTTTACAAAGATTCGGTGTCCTCTTGCAATCTTGTTGAAGAGTGCAAGTCACTAGATGATTTGTACCTTATGCAAGGGAAGGGAAATGAAGGTACCTTACAAACTAAGTATGGAAATTATACAGAATCTTTGGAAGAAGAGGTTATTTGCCTAGACCCAATACCTTCAAGGAAAAACGCTAACTTCTGCAATAAAATCGGATTCACAACTTCTCCAGTTAGCAACGGCGAGTTTGCAAAAAGGAATGATGTTAAAGATAAGCTAGATAATCCTAACTTATTCACAACCTTTGTATCTTCTCGTAGTATAGAAGACAAAGTTGTGAAAAATAACCCTATTCGAGGCTTGGAACTTGCAAACTGTAATGTTACGAAAGCTCTAGATGAAGATATAAGGAGTGGTCTGCTGTTTTCTTCTAGGCTTGAAAGCAAAGTAGTAGAAGGGGAGTCTCTTCTACAAAACCTAGCACACACACTAGAAAAAActgtagaagaaaagaaaaaatggaaaaactcTCTGACGCCTGTGCCTTATAGTACGGAAGACATTACTGGAGAGGAATTACTATCCAGTGAAGATCTAGAGTTGGCCAATTGTGAAAATATTGATATTGAAGAAATTGAACTAAGTGATGAAGTGTTTAAAGAGACGCCTGAAGTAAGTGATTTAGTGTTTAAAGAAACATCTAAAGTAAGTGATGAAGTGTTTAAAGAGACACCTGAAGCAAGTGAAGATGAAGTGTTTAAAGAGAGTTCTGAAGTAGGTGATGACATTTTTAAAGTGAAGAAGGTTGTAGACAgatgcccaagagggcattttctCAATCCCTGTTTTGCAAGCTTTAACTTGAAAACTGGTCAAATTATTGTGCCTTGTAAGAAATGTAAATGTCTAGTGTATATGGAGAGTAGAAtaaatttattatag
- the LOC137651817 gene encoding uncharacterized protein has protein sequence MGYHSSVYSTKLISHSIPHQPLPASTTNTAGANKPINTVGASEPTNTQRVSTSPLHPASPLHPGGASEPSPPSKPTPPRGCQRAHSTQRMPESPLHPAGASEPRPPSGCHSAHSTQRVPPSPLHPADSTQPTLASEPTPPCGYQPARSTLRVPASPLHPAGTSQAAPPCGYQPARSTLRVPARPLHPAGTSQPAPPCGYQPARSTLRVPASPLHPAGTSQPAPPCGYQPARSTLRVPASPLHPAGTSQPAPPCGYQPARSTLRVPARPLHPAGTSQAAPPCGYQPARSTLRVPASPLHPAGTSQPAPPCGYQPARSTLRVPASPLHPAGTSQRAPPCGYQPARSTLRVRASALHPAGTSKRAPPCGYEQARSTLRVRASPLHTAGTSKPTPHCGCHRHTEVLRYKKTLEILSCNQVTPLTGETVYHSQDSSATQPACHLRYATSSRHAASATLPAADTLPPLRYQQPTRCLRYATSSRHAASATLPAADTLPPLRYQQPTRCLRYATSSRHAASDTHQQPTRCLQYTPAADTLPPLHYQQLTHCLRYTTSSRHATSTPVPAANTLQEASTSPQLP, from the exons ATGGGCTACCATTCCTCAGTTTACTCTACTAAACTCATTTCCCATTCAATACCTCACCAGCCATTGCCAGCGAGTACCACTAACACAGCGGGTGCCAACAAGCCCATTAACACAGTGGGTGCCAGCGAGCCCACTAACACCCAGCGGGTGTCAACGAGCCCTCTCCACCCAGCGAGCCCACTCCACCCAGGGGGTGCCAGCGAGCCCTCTCCACCCAGCAAGCCCACTCCACCCAGGGGGTGCCAGCGAGCCCACTCCACCCAGCGGATGCCAGAGAGCCCACTCCACCCAGCGGGTGCCAGCGAGCCCAGACCACCCAGCGGGTGCCACTCTGCCCACTCCACTCAGAGGGTGCCGCCGAGCCCCCTCCATCCAGCGGATTCCACCCAGCCCACTCTAGCCAGCGAGCCCACTCCACCCTGCGGGTACCAGCCAGCCCGCTCCACCCTGCGGGTACCAGCCAGCCCGCTCCACCCTGCGGGTACCAGCCAGGCCGCTCCACCCTGCGGGTACCAGCCAGCCCGCTCCACCCTGCGGGTACCAGCCAGGCCGCTCCACCCTGCGGGTACCAGCCAGCCCGCTCCACCCTGCGGGTACCAGCCAGCCCGCTCCACCCTGCGGGTACCAGCCAGCCCGCTCCACCCTGCGGGTACCAGCCAGCCCGCTCCACCCTGCGGGTACCAGCCAGCCCGCTCCACCCTGCGGGTACCAGCCAGCCCGCTCCACCCTGCGGGTACCAGCCAGCCCGCTCCACCCTGCGGGTACCAGCCAGCCCGCTCCACCCTGCGGGTACCAGCCAGGCCGCTCCACCCTGCGGGTACCAGCCAGGCCGCTCCACCCTGCGGGTACCAGCCAGCCCGCTCCACCCTGCGGGTACCAGCCAGCCCGCTCCACCCTGCGGGTACCAGCCAGCCCGCTCCACCCTGCGGGTACCAGCCAGCCCGCTCCACCCTGCGGGTACCAGCCAGCCCGCTCCACCCTGCGGGTACCAGCCAGCGCGCTCCACCCTGCGGGTACCAGCCAGCGCGCTCCACCCTGCGGGTACGAGCAAGCGCGCTCCACCCTGCGGGTACGAGCAAGCGCGCTCCACCCTGCGGGTACGAGCAAGCGCGCTCCACCCTGCGGGTACGAGCAAGCCCACTCCACACTGCGGGTACGAGCAAGCCCACTCCACACTGCGGGTGCCACAGACACACAGAAGTGTTACGATACAAGAAAACATTGGAAATCCTCTCATGTAACCAGGTCACACCACTCACAGGTGAAACAGTCTATCATTCCCAAG ACTCCTCTGCAACACAACCAGCTTGCCACCTCCGCTACGCTACCAGCAGCCGACACGCTGCCTCCGCTACGCTACCAGCAGCCGACACGCTGCCTCCGCTACGCTACCAGCAGCCGACACGCTGCCTCCGCTACGCTACCAGCAGCCGACACGCTGCCTCCGCTACGCTACCAGCAGCCGACACGCTGCCTCCGCTACGCTACCAGCAGCCGACACGCTGCCTCCGCTACGCTACCAGCAGCCGACACGCTGCCTCCGATACACACCAGCAGCCGACACGCTGCCTCCAATACACACCAGCAGCTGACACACTGCCTCCACTACACTACCAGCAGCTGACACACTGCCTCCGCTACACTACCAGCAGCCGCCATGCCACCTCCACTCCCGTACCAGCGGCTAACACTTTGCAAGAAGCCAGTACTTCACCTCAACTGCCATAG